Below is a window of Musa acuminata AAA Group cultivar baxijiao chromosome BXJ3-11, Cavendish_Baxijiao_AAA, whole genome shotgun sequence DNA.
AATGTTACATTAAAGACTACAAATATGCTGTTTTCAACTTTGCAAATGATAGATATGTATAAACTCCTTTAGATCATTGGATGTGCTAAAGATTACCTTTTTGTTTGCGTACCTCTTGTGCAGGGGAGGTGAAAGCCCGACCTCTTGAATGAATCGCCTGCAGGAGATCCAGCAAGGCGCCATTTTTCTTGCCCACTGTGAACAGCTTTTCTTTCTTGCTCGCAACTCCGTCTCTTTACCTAACAAAGATCGATCAGATCAGGTGATAACCACACAGCAAAAACAAGATGAAGACCATCAACTATCTGTAGGAAGTACCGTTTTCCTCCGCGGTATCTCCAGCCTCTTCTTGGACGCCGGACCTACCCAGGAAGAGAAGCGATCGCcgaagggaggagggaggagggttaCGACTTACGTCTACCACCTGTTCGAGGAATGGCCTCAAAGAGATCTGGGGGGCGGATACCTGTGGAAATCTCGTTCCAAATGCCAATTCAGTGCCTGTTGAAGGATCTGATTCCATTGATTTAAAGAAACGAGCAAGCTCAATCGATGGCGGTTTGCTCGCACTGTATGCCGATCAATCAAGATGATGGTTCTTTTGGTCGGTATCGCCAACCCTTGATTTACCGAATGCAAAGCGTACATTCCCATTTCGACAGCTCTTGGCAGATCAATCGAGTCCAAGTTCGTTCCAGAAGGCCCACATAGGTTCACAGCGTCACCATGATCAGTTCGATGGTTGCGCGAGAATGAAAAGGAACAAGAGAAGAAGGGCCCAAGAAATTTACACAAAAGCAACACCAACAATCCCGGAAGAATGCGGAAATCATAACAACAACAATCCAAGAAAAAATTGGAAATCACAACAACAATAGTCCAAGAACTGGAAATCACAACGACGATCCAAGAAGCATGTGGAAATCGCAACAACAAACCCAAGAACAATGTGGAAAACACAACCAAGGATAGGGAACTAATCACCAGATCGGAGATGTCCGTTCTCGAGGGATCCCCGGTCTCGGAAATCGGCGGCATTCGTCGGTGATCCAGCGATGAGAACGGAGGGTGCCGTACGAGGTCCAGCACGGACGATCAATAAAATAGGTCATCTCCACAAGATCGCCACACGAACAGACCGAAGTATCCCCTCCAAACCCGCTACCAATCACGACCCTCCAATCCCCGCATCTCAaccgttcgatatatatatatatatgtgtgtgtgtcatGGAGGATTGTACAAAAGACTACAGTTCTGCACAAAATTCCTTTTTCCTTTATATTTCATTCGATAGCAATCTAAAATGGGACATAAAGACTACAATTTGTTCACTAACTTGCAACCCCAAAAATCTGTGGCAACAGTGACAAACAATTGTGAAAGAAGGGCATTCAATTGCAACTTCCAAATAAATGTAGCAATTAAATGATAGCCTGTCTATAAAATTTGGTAGTAACATAGGCATGAAACCATCATTTGGTAGACATCGATTGAAAGAGAAGCTCTAATCACGGGAAGAAATTGTCATGAGATGCATGGAGAATCGAGAGTCGTCAGGAGAGGAAATCACTCTTAATGGTTCCTTAAATCTTGGACAAGCAGCAGTCGACCTCAAGAATTTGAGTCCTTGGACAGTGATCACTTGGTATCATATTAGCTCCAGAACATTGGGAAAGGGTCTACCATTTACCTCCTCTCTCCTCATGATCTGCATTTGATTCCTTGTTATCGCCTTGCATCACATCTGAACTGCTATTGTTTCTTACAGCATCTCTAACAGGATCATTTAGAAGAGGCCCTCCAAAAAAGATTGACCGTCCAGTGTACACCAATCTCTCTTGTTGTGATAAAGGCGGCAATATCGAGGAAGAAGCCTTCAGAGTAGCTCTTCTGTCGTAAGTACTAGTTTCTGGAGAGGGATTAACCAAGGAAACCCGAGAGGTTCTAGGTGGCACCTCTGTGCTCACCATTCCAGCAGCAGCTGGCACTGACACAAACCTACCGGCTTCTTGATCCCAAACCACAGTAGCCCTTTTGTTGTCCCTAACAACTGCAGCAGAAGATTGGAACATTGTGTTGTTTTGGGTAGTTGGAGGACCCCTTGGAATGAAATGAGGTGGCCGCTGCTCGGTGACAGGATGTTGCAAAGGGAGTGAGCTGAGAGCAACAGATTCATAAATGTGAACCGGACTGCTAAGGCTGCTTGCGGTTTGTGTGCCAGTTTCAAAGTCTTCCTTGCTAGCAATACTTTGCAGTTCGGAATTTCTTAGAGGAGACAGTTTCACTTCACTTCTGGATTCTTTACTCGCACTATAATCAGCGCTCAAGCTGCTCCGCACGCTTGCGTTGCCGCTAGAACTACCATCAGTATGAGGCACATGATGAGCCTCTATGGGCCTAAGGACCGAAGATGATGCCCTGGCCTTCGCTGCTGCTCTTATTGCCTCATTAGAGTCCAATTTGGCAAGCTTCCAAGCACTAATCTTAACAGCCTTTTTGGACTTGTTGGCTCTTTCCACAGACCCAACTGCATCTGGATCAACAGTTGAAGGCACCATTCCAGGCCCCAAATGAGAGATGACTTCATCCTGATGAAAGAAATTAACAGAATGATCAACGTGGATAGAAATTAGctgctttttcaaaattcatgaggaAAACAACAAAATCAGAGAAGAAAAAAGTAATAATAGCCGGCCTCGAGCGTAAGCATTATCATCTTAGTGGTTCCATCATTCTAGTCCAAAAATAATTGCTTCTCCACAATTTATTTAGCTGTGGCACAAATACTAGGTGAAGCCTCACCTGCTGATCAACAAATACCCTTGGAGGTGTGCACCATACACCTTTATATTGAAGACCAAGAGAACTTCCGATGCTTAAGCTGGTTGTTGCGGAATTCGTAGGGGAGTAAAGAGTATTAGGTTCTTCTTCATCTCCTGATACTGGAGGTGCCTCACTCATCGCTCTCATTGCAACAACATATTCATAGGTGGTAATTCCCTAGAAAAGGAGGGAAGGAATGAAATTGTTGATGCGTGCAATACTTTAAATGTAGCTGAACTATGTTTCAAGACAAACCTTTTTTATCAGTATCATGTGGAAAAAGAAAAGTTCTCCGAGAGGTACACATGCTAAAAGTGAAACCGCAATACAGATGGCCTACACAAGCAAGAATTTCCAAAATAAGGGTATTGTTACCATTGTATCTGCTAAGTTACCATATTATGCAGTCAACAAATGGAAT
It encodes the following:
- the LOC108951658 gene encoding uncharacterized protein LOC108951658: MPPISETGDPSRTDISDLVSAPQISLRPFLEQVVDVSRNPPPSSLRRSLLFLGRSGVQEEAGDTAEENGKETELRARKKSCSQWARKMAPCWISCRRFIQEVGLSPPLHKRYANKKACSLSNNHKK
- the LOC103971765 gene encoding probable protein S-acyltransferase 19 isoform X2, whose protein sequence is MVRRHGWQLPAHNFQVVAITVFFLLVVAFYAFFAPFLGKDVIEYASIAVYTPVALAVFILYVRCTRINPADPGIMSKFDDDSDSEQKSAPSLRGIDDSKANARMGPRKRTARCSLIGFICSLFVKEDWRKHEVTEQQPDEDDALFCTLCNAEVCKFSKHCRSCDKCVDGFDHHCRWLNNCVGRKNYITFIALMATSLIWLAIEIGVGIAVFVLCFVDKKGTEANIKEKLGNGFSRGPVAAIIGITTYEYVVAMRAMSEAPPVSGDEEEPNTLYSPTNSATTSLSIGSSLGLQYKGVWCTPPRVFVDQQDEVISHLGPGMVPSTVDPDAVGSVERANKSKKAVKISAWKLAKLDSNEAIRAAAKARASSSVLRPIEAHHVPHTDGSSSGNASVRSSLSADYSASKESRSEVKLSPLRNSELQSIASKEDFETGTQTASSLSSPVHIYESVALSSLPLQHPVTEQRPPHFIPRGPPTTQNNTMFQSSAAVVRDNKRATVVWDQEAGRFVSVPAAAGMVSTEVPPRTSRVSLVNPSPETSTYDRRATLKASSSILPPLSQQERLVYTGRSIFFGGPLLNDPVRDAVRNNSSSDVMQGDNKESNADHEERGGKW
- the LOC103971765 gene encoding probable protein S-acyltransferase 19 isoform X1, translating into MVRRHGWQLPAHNFQVVAITVFFLLVVAFYAFFAPFLGKDVIEYASIAVYTPVALAVFILYVRCTRINPADPGIMSKFDDDSDSEQKSAPSLRGIDDSKANARMGPRKRTARCSLIGFICSLFVKEDWRKHEVTEQQPDEDDALFCTLCNAEVCKFSKHCRSCDKCVDGFDHHCRWLNNCVGRKNYITFIALMATSLIWLAIEIGVGIAVFVLCFVDKKGTEANIKEKLGNGFSRGPVAAIIAICIAVSLLACVPLGELFFFHMILIKKGITTYEYVVAMRAMSEAPPVSGDEEEPNTLYSPTNSATTSLSIGSSLGLQYKGVWCTPPRVFVDQQDEVISHLGPGMVPSTVDPDAVGSVERANKSKKAVKISAWKLAKLDSNEAIRAAAKARASSSVLRPIEAHHVPHTDGSSSGNASVRSSLSADYSASKESRSEVKLSPLRNSELQSIASKEDFETGTQTASSLSSPVHIYESVALSSLPLQHPVTEQRPPHFIPRGPPTTQNNTMFQSSAAVVRDNKRATVVWDQEAGRFVSVPAAAGMVSTEVPPRTSRVSLVNPSPETSTYDRRATLKASSSILPPLSQQERLVYTGRSIFFGGPLLNDPVRDAVRNNSSSDVMQGDNKESNADHEERGGKW